A region of Granulibacter bethesdensis DNA encodes the following proteins:
- the tilS gene encoding tRNA lysidine(34) synthetase TilS produces the protein MAVPEKQRSGLETGSRDHDRVTPSAFAEAMARIVPPASQRVAVAVSGGSDSLALALLTARWQRSRGGSVLALVVDHGLRPESAFEAQVTLDRLKTQKIEARLIRLTTLHRGSAIASRARAARYDALIAACRNEGILDLLLGHHRQDQAETIWIRQQAASAVTGLAGMAVVREASDIRLLRPLLAFDKTCLRNVVRDHGLGWVEDPSNHAPAAGRTQAREVVERDGQQRDDLLAVAHHAAMARRVQEQAIAQELAATVSFLPEGYALVSGNTLSCPSLAAVLAAVSGRDYRPRHARLTPFQNGLRSMTLEGVRVMPAGRLPGDWLIVREHAAQQPPISARDGGLWDQRFRIRDPSGEAEAKGLSLGALGKDAKLFRSRDGLPSVILQTLPSWRQGENLIAVPHLGIVRSDPGATLCLSPAQPATGALFQPAVMG, from the coding sequence ATGGCTGTTCCTGAAAAGCAGCGATCTGGCCTGGAGACAGGCAGTCGTGATCATGATCGGGTCACGCCATCCGCCTTCGCGGAGGCAATGGCCCGGATTGTGCCGCCGGCCTCGCAGCGGGTTGCGGTTGCGGTGTCCGGTGGATCTGACAGTCTGGCCCTCGCCCTGTTGACAGCCAGGTGGCAGCGGTCACGCGGTGGTTCGGTTCTGGCACTGGTGGTTGATCATGGACTCCGCCCGGAATCGGCTTTTGAAGCACAGGTCACGCTGGATCGACTGAAAACACAAAAAATTGAAGCCCGTTTAATCCGGCTGACCACTCTTCACAGGGGCAGCGCGATCGCAAGCCGAGCCAGAGCCGCCCGTTATGATGCGTTGATTGCCGCTTGCCGGAACGAAGGTATCCTTGATCTTTTGCTGGGTCACCATCGGCAGGATCAGGCTGAAACGATATGGATCAGGCAACAGGCAGCCAGTGCCGTAACAGGCCTTGCAGGGATGGCTGTGGTCCGTGAAGCGTCTGATATTCGTCTGTTACGCCCGCTGTTGGCTTTCGACAAAACCTGTCTGAGGAATGTGGTACGTGACCATGGTCTGGGCTGGGTAGAAGATCCGTCCAATCACGCTCCTGCTGCCGGCCGCACACAGGCGCGGGAAGTCGTGGAGCGGGATGGCCAGCAGCGGGATGATCTGCTCGCAGTGGCCCATCACGCAGCCATGGCCAGACGGGTGCAGGAGCAGGCGATTGCGCAGGAACTGGCTGCAACCGTGTCTTTCCTGCCCGAGGGATATGCACTTGTCAGTGGAAACACTCTGTCATGTCCCTCCCTTGCGGCTGTTCTGGCGGCAGTCAGCGGAAGGGACTACCGCCCACGTCATGCCAGGCTGACGCCTTTCCAGAATGGCTTGCGATCCATGACGTTGGAGGGCGTACGAGTGATGCCTGCTGGCCGTCTGCCGGGGGACTGGTTGATTGTGCGAGAGCATGCCGCGCAACAGCCCCCCATTTCTGCCAGGGATGGAGGGCTTTGGGATCAGCGTTTCCGTATCCGTGACCCGTCGGGAGAAGCAGAAGCAAAAGGCTTGTCTCTCGGTGCGCTTGGCAAGGATGCAAAGCTGTTCCGCTCACGCGATGGACTGCCTTCGGTCATTTTGCAGACACTGCCCAGCTGGCGGCAGGGAGAGAACCTGATAGCGGTGCCGCATCTTGGTATCGTGAGAAGCGATCCGGGCGCGACACTGTGTCTCAGCCCGGCGCAGCCAGCCACCGGAGCCTTGTTTCAGCCTGCCGTGATGGGCTGA
- a CDS encoding PHB depolymerase family esterase, which produces MLVYPPSSRQDKTPCPLLILLHGCGQNAEAFAAASGWIALAERLNAPLILPVQSRANHPAGCFHWFRPEDIGSNGREAISILSMIHHACTTYPVDPRRIYIAGLSAGAAMAASMLATYPDVFARGMLFAGLPTNVVNTPAGALALMKKGLPSCTHEYLEVCARALAPSSVTRWPRVSIWHGLADRAVSPLNAGLLARQFLSLHRLSHDMQAEMLPQQAARPEGISWQRDGETLVSLHLVPGLGHALPVDQPLLAASDPYVQSVTGVHAADHAAAFWNV; this is translated from the coding sequence ATGCTGGTCTATCCCCCGTCCTCTCGACAGGATAAGACGCCCTGCCCGCTTCTGATTCTGCTGCATGGATGCGGGCAGAATGCCGAGGCATTTGCCGCCGCATCCGGCTGGATCGCGCTGGCAGAACGGCTCAATGCGCCCCTTATTTTACCTGTCCAGTCCAGAGCCAATCATCCGGCCGGATGCTTCCACTGGTTCCGGCCTGAAGATATTGGCAGCAACGGCAGGGAAGCCATCTCGATCCTCTCCATGATACATCACGCCTGCACAACGTATCCGGTTGATCCACGCCGGATATATATCGCAGGATTATCTGCAGGCGCGGCCATGGCTGCTTCCATGCTGGCAACATATCCGGATGTGTTTGCACGCGGGATGCTGTTTGCCGGACTGCCCACCAATGTCGTGAACACACCTGCTGGCGCTCTGGCGCTGATGAAAAAAGGGCTGCCTAGTTGCACTCATGAGTATCTTGAAGTCTGCGCACGGGCACTTGCGCCATCCTCAGTGACGCGCTGGCCACGTGTCAGCATCTGGCACGGACTTGCTGACAGGGCAGTCTCACCGTTGAATGCCGGATTGCTGGCAAGGCAGTTTCTCAGTCTGCATCGTCTTTCGCACGATATGCAGGCAGAGATGTTACCTCAGCAGGCTGCAAGGCCAGAGGGAATCAGTTGGCAACGAGACGGTGAAACGCTGGTATCACTGCATCTTGTTCCCGGTCTTGGACATGCATTACCGGTTGACCAGCCATTGTTGGCAGCAAGCGATCCATATGTGCAGAGCGTGACCGGGGTTCATGCTGCCGACCATGCTGCCGCTTTCTGGAACGTTTAA
- the ftsH gene encoding ATP-dependent zinc metalloprotease FtsH, with the protein MGNFGRNLALWVVIALLLVVLFNQFQPGGGKPQEAQIAYSDFIGEVNGGRVRSVTIQGHNVSGSMTDGKAFQTYTPDDQSLVQHLTDKGVRVVAKPEDGDVSPFLHYLLSWFPFLLLIGVWVFFMRQMQSGGGRAMGFGKSRARMLTEKQGRVTFEDVAGIDEAKGELQEIVEFLKDPQKFQRLGGKIPKGVLLVGPPGTGKTLLARAIAGEANVPFFTISGSDFVEMFVGVGASRVRDMFEQGKKNAPCIIFIDEIDAVGRHRGAGLGGGNDEREQTLNQMLVEMDGFESNEGVILIAATNRPDVLDPALLRPGRFDRQVVVPNPDVAGREKILRVHMRKVPLASDVDPKVIARGTPGFSGADLANLVNEAALLAARLSRRTVSMAEFEDAKDKVMMGAERRSMVMSDAEKRMTAYHEAGHALCGIYEPDSDPLHKVTIIPRGRALGLTMNLPEGDRLSYSKSYLLAKLVLTMGGRVAEELIFGPNQVSNGASGDIKQATDISRRMITEWGMSDKLGMIAYGDNSQEVFLGHSVTQSKNISEHTAREIEGEVKQMIDRAYARAREILTQHIDELHLLAQGLLEYETLSGEESRMVMRGEKIEKKVVDEPMPETRRSSVPTTSRPATPPPGEGFGAAPQPG; encoded by the coding sequence ATGGGTAATTTCGGCCGTAACCTGGCCTTATGGGTGGTCATCGCTCTGCTTCTGGTTGTGCTGTTCAACCAGTTCCAGCCGGGTGGCGGAAAGCCGCAGGAAGCGCAGATCGCCTACTCGGACTTCATTGGCGAGGTTAATGGCGGTCGGGTACGGAGCGTCACGATCCAGGGACATAACGTGTCCGGTTCGATGACAGATGGCAAAGCATTCCAGACCTACACCCCCGATGACCAGAGTCTGGTGCAGCATCTGACCGACAAGGGCGTCAGGGTGGTGGCCAAGCCGGAAGATGGGGATGTTTCGCCGTTCCTGCATTACCTGCTGTCATGGTTTCCGTTCCTCCTGCTGATCGGGGTATGGGTCTTCTTCATGCGCCAGATGCAGTCCGGCGGCGGGCGGGCTATGGGTTTTGGTAAATCCCGGGCACGTATGCTGACCGAAAAGCAGGGCCGGGTGACCTTCGAGGATGTTGCAGGCATCGATGAAGCCAAAGGCGAATTGCAGGAAATCGTCGAATTTCTGAAAGACCCGCAGAAATTCCAGCGTCTTGGCGGCAAGATCCCCAAGGGTGTGCTGCTGGTTGGCCCCCCAGGCACTGGCAAGACGTTGCTGGCGCGTGCGATTGCGGGTGAGGCGAACGTTCCTTTCTTTACAATTTCCGGTTCCGACTTCGTGGAAATGTTTGTCGGTGTCGGTGCCAGCCGTGTGCGTGACATGTTCGAGCAGGGGAAGAAAAACGCGCCCTGCATTATTTTCATCGACGAAATTGACGCGGTTGGACGTCATCGCGGTGCCGGGCTCGGCGGTGGCAATGATGAACGTGAGCAGACCCTCAACCAGATGCTGGTGGAGATGGACGGCTTCGAGTCCAATGAAGGCGTCATTCTGATCGCGGCGACCAACCGTCCCGACGTGCTTGATCCGGCGCTGCTGCGTCCGGGTCGCTTCGATCGTCAGGTGGTCGTGCCTAATCCGGACGTGGCCGGGCGGGAGAAAATTCTTCGCGTGCATATGCGCAAGGTTCCGCTGGCAAGCGATGTCGATCCCAAGGTGATTGCACGCGGCACCCCCGGTTTCTCTGGTGCCGATCTCGCCAATCTGGTGAACGAGGCTGCGTTGCTGGCGGCCCGTCTGTCCCGCCGTACTGTCTCCATGGCCGAGTTCGAGGATGCCAAGGACAAGGTCATGATGGGGGCTGAACGCCGCTCCATGGTCATGTCCGATGCCGAGAAGCGTATGACGGCCTATCATGAGGCAGGCCATGCGCTGTGCGGTATCTATGAGCCGGACAGTGATCCCCTGCACAAGGTCACTATTATTCCTCGCGGCCGCGCGCTGGGTCTGACTATGAACCTGCCGGAAGGCGACCGTCTGAGCTACTCCAAATCCTATTTGCTGGCGAAACTTGTGCTGACGATGGGTGGCCGTGTCGCGGAGGAGCTGATTTTCGGCCCCAATCAGGTGTCGAACGGGGCTTCCGGTGACATCAAGCAGGCTACGGACATCTCCCGCCGCATGATCACTGAATGGGGCATGAGCGACAAACTCGGGATGATTGCTTACGGTGATAACAGTCAGGAAGTTTTCCTGGGTCATTCGGTGACCCAGTCCAAGAACATTTCCGAGCATACGGCCCGTGAAATCGAGGGCGAGGTCAAACAGATGATTGACCGTGCCTATGCGCGCGCAAGGGAAATCCTGACCCAGCATATCGATGAACTTCATCTGCTGGCGCAGGGTTTGCTGGAATATGAGACCCTGTCCGGTGAAGAAAGCCGCATGGTGATGCGCGGGGAGAAGATTGAAAAGAAGGTCGTGGATGAGCCGATGCCGGAAACACGCCGGTCTTCTGTTCCTACGACAAGCCGTCCGGCGACGCCTCCACCCGGTGAAGGGTTTGGGGCAGCCCCTCAGCCGGGCTAA
- the folP gene encoding dihydropteroate synthase, with the protein MTRHQEEGAQTDILAPVEPLGLLNAEAARLAVSSGMAVPFLGGPLAFSLYREGDSVFPASRLEEPERERLTALRPHWAGFARPAIMGIINVTPDSFSDSGDRFDVGRAVADAEEMLAQGADILDIGGESTRPGSVPVPPEEEQRRILPVISALAARGAVISVDTRNASTMRKALDAGGRIFNDVSGLTHDPASLRLAAEAQCPVVLMHMRGTPATMMDGANIAYENVAEDVFYELQHLLNQAEKAGIRRDNIAIDPGIGFAKLNRHSVALLDRLPLLATLGCRLLIGVSRKGMIAALAGDGTILPKQRMPGSVAVALHALSRGADILRVHDVAETVQAVKIWMGLEAG; encoded by the coding sequence ATGACGCGACATCAGGAGGAGGGGGCGCAAACAGATATTCTTGCCCCCGTCGAACCGCTTGGGCTGTTGAATGCAGAAGCAGCGCGTCTGGCTGTGTCGTCAGGCATGGCGGTGCCCTTTCTTGGCGGTCCATTGGCATTTTCCCTGTACAGGGAAGGTGATTCCGTTTTTCCTGCGAGCCGGCTGGAAGAGCCGGAACGGGAGAGATTGACAGCCCTCCGTCCCCACTGGGCCGGTTTTGCGCGACCGGCAATTATGGGCATCATCAATGTCACGCCAGACAGTTTCAGCGATTCCGGTGATCGTTTCGATGTCGGCCGGGCTGTTGCCGATGCAGAAGAGATGCTCGCTCAGGGCGCGGATATTCTGGATATCGGGGGGGAAAGCACCCGTCCAGGCAGTGTTCCCGTGCCGCCGGAAGAAGAACAGCGGCGCATTCTGCCGGTCATCAGCGCTTTGGCAGCCAGAGGGGCGGTGATTTCTGTCGATACACGCAATGCCTCCACCATGCGGAAGGCGCTTGATGCGGGGGGGCGTATTTTCAATGATGTCTCCGGCCTGACACATGATCCTGCCTCGCTCCGTCTTGCGGCGGAGGCCCAGTGTCCCGTGGTGCTGATGCATATGCGTGGTACGCCGGCGACGATGATGGATGGCGCCAACATCGCCTATGAAAATGTGGCCGAGGATGTCTTTTATGAATTGCAGCATCTGCTGAACCAGGCTGAAAAAGCAGGCATCCGCCGTGACAATATCGCCATCGATCCCGGGATCGGCTTTGCCAAGCTGAACCGTCACAGCGTGGCTTTGCTGGATCGGCTGCCTTTGCTTGCCACACTGGGTTGTCGCCTGCTGATTGGCGTATCGCGTAAAGGTATGATTGCGGCACTGGCCGGTGACGGGACTATTCTCCCGAAACAGCGTATGCCCGGTTCGGTGGCAGTTGCCTTGCATGCCCTGTCGCGAGGGGCCGATATTTTGCGGGTCCATGATGTGGCCGAGACGGTGCAGGCCGTTAAAATCTGGATGGGATTGGAGGCTGGTTGA
- the tolB gene encoding Tol-Pal system beta propeller repeat protein TolB, with protein sequence MTHEDRIPDRIAEQLMGLRRRDMLGFSAAALAAPLGFAGPAMAQQAAGQSAVIDVDRARTAPIPIAIPSFGGGSQLAQDMAGVIAADLERSGLFRIVAPGAYPQQSGDVPNFQSWGAIGAQALVTGNVSGSGGSVRVEFRLWDVLPQQQIQGTAYTTTSGNWRRISHIIADVIYERMLGEKGYFDTRIVYVSNTGPRTNRTKRLAVMDQDSANNRYLTDGSWMVLTPRFHPTRDEIVFMSYANNRPRVYTFNLATGGQRMLGEWPGMTFAPRFSPDGSSVVMSMTRGGGSDIYVVGLGGGGHRQLTNSGSIDTSPCFSPDGSQIVFNSDRGGDQQLYVMGADGSGVRRISFGSGRYATPVWSPRGDLIAFTRLGSSAWNIGVMKPDGSGERILAQGYDVEGPTFCPNGRVLMFWSASGGRQKLVSVDITGFNERPVPTPTDASDPAWSPLAG encoded by the coding sequence ATGACGCATGAAGACCGTATCCCGGACCGCATAGCCGAGCAGCTGATGGGGCTGCGGCGGCGTGATATGCTGGGCTTCTCCGCTGCGGCGCTTGCCGCACCGCTGGGTTTTGCCGGTCCCGCTATGGCCCAGCAGGCGGCGGGCCAGTCTGCCGTCATCGATGTGGATCGCGCCCGGACTGCTCCGATCCCGATCGCCATTCCGTCTTTTGGGGGCGGTTCCCAGCTTGCACAGGATATGGCCGGTGTCATCGCTGCCGATCTGGAACGCAGCGGACTGTTCCGCATCGTGGCGCCGGGTGCCTATCCTCAGCAGAGCGGGGATGTGCCGAATTTCCAGAGCTGGGGCGCCATCGGCGCCCAGGCGCTGGTGACGGGCAATGTTTCCGGCAGTGGTGGCAGCGTGCGCGTTGAATTCCGTCTGTGGGACGTACTTCCGCAGCAGCAGATTCAAGGCACAGCTTACACCACGACGTCCGGTAACTGGCGCCGGATCAGCCACATCATCGCTGATGTGATCTATGAGCGTATGCTGGGCGAAAAAGGCTATTTCGATACCCGGATCGTCTATGTTTCCAATACCGGACCACGCACCAACCGAACGAAGCGGCTGGCGGTCATGGATCAGGATAGTGCCAATAACCGCTATCTGACCGATGGTAGCTGGATGGTGCTGACTCCACGTTTTCATCCCACGCGGGATGAGATCGTCTTCATGAGCTATGCCAATAACCGCCCGCGGGTTTACACTTTCAACCTTGCCACGGGCGGCCAGCGGATGCTGGGCGAGTGGCCAGGCATGACCTTTGCGCCGCGTTTCTCGCCGGATGGTTCCAGTGTCGTGATGTCGATGACACGCGGGGGCGGATCGGATATTTACGTTGTGGGCCTTGGTGGCGGTGGTCATCGCCAGCTCACCAATTCCGGCTCGATTGATACCAGCCCGTGTTTCAGCCCGGATGGCAGCCAGATCGTGTTCAACTCCGACCGTGGGGGCGATCAGCAACTTTATGTCATGGGGGCGGACGGATCCGGTGTGCGGCGCATCAGCTTTGGCAGCGGGCGTTATGCGACACCTGTCTGGTCGCCGCGCGGTGATCTGATCGCGTTTACACGGCTTGGCTCCTCGGCCTGGAACATCGGTGTCATGAAACCCGATGGCTCAGGCGAACGTATTCTTGCACAGGGATACGATGTCGAAGGGCCGACTTTCTGCCCCAATGGTCGTGTGCTGATGTTCTGGTCTGCTTCCGGTGGTCGGCAGAAGCTCGTTTCTGTTGATATTACAGGCTTTAATGAACGCCCTGTTCCAACACCGACCGATGCCAGCGATCCTGCCTGGTCACCTTTGGCCGGATAA
- the glmM gene encoding phosphoglucosamine mutase encodes MTQKRLFGTDGIRGTANTAPMTAEIALRVGQAAGLLFTRGDHRHRVIIGKDTRLSGYMIEPALTAGFIGAGMDVTLVGPLPTPAIAMLTRSLRADLGVMISASHNPYEDNGIKLFGPDGEKLSDATEMEIERLLHADLSGQLAAPAALGRAARLEDAAGRYIESAKSTFPKSQRLDGLKIVLDCANGAAYRVAPTVLWELGATVIPLGVSPDGFNINSGCGSTAPDYLCAQVVKHGADLGIALDGDADRLLVSDERGHLVDGDQIIALIARSWSASGRLRGGGVVTTVMSNLGLERFLKANGLILDRTRVGDRYVAEQMRATGRNIGGEQSGHVILSDYATTGDGLIAALQILSVLVEEGRPASETCRVFTPLPQKLKNVRYHRDNPLLHPRVKQAIADAESGLNGHGRLLIRRSGTEPLIRVMAEAEDETTVIRIVDELCDVIAESAESETQVQI; translated from the coding sequence ATGACACAGAAACGTCTTTTCGGGACCGATGGCATTCGCGGGACGGCGAATACCGCCCCCATGACGGCGGAAATCGCCCTGCGGGTTGGACAGGCGGCAGGGCTGCTGTTTACGCGTGGTGATCACCGGCACCGGGTGATCATTGGCAAGGATACCAGACTGTCAGGATATATGATCGAACCAGCGCTGACGGCCGGCTTCATCGGTGCGGGCATGGATGTGACGCTGGTTGGACCATTGCCGACACCGGCTATTGCGATGCTCACCCGCTCCCTTCGGGCTGATCTCGGCGTTATGATCTCAGCATCGCATAATCCTTATGAGGATAACGGTATCAAGTTGTTCGGGCCGGATGGTGAAAAACTGTCCGACGCAACCGAGATGGAAATCGAGCGGCTGCTGCATGCTGATCTGTCCGGCCAGCTTGCTGCCCCTGCCGCCCTGGGCCGGGCTGCCCGTCTTGAGGATGCGGCAGGGCGGTACATCGAAAGCGCCAAGTCGACTTTTCCGAAGTCACAGCGTCTGGATGGTCTGAAAATCGTGCTCGACTGTGCCAATGGCGCGGCCTATCGCGTTGCGCCGACGGTGCTGTGGGAGCTGGGCGCAACAGTGATCCCGCTCGGTGTCAGTCCGGACGGGTTCAATATCAATTCCGGCTGCGGTTCAACGGCGCCGGATTATCTCTGTGCTCAGGTGGTGAAGCACGGCGCTGATCTGGGTATTGCGCTTGATGGCGATGCGGATCGTCTGCTGGTCTCCGACGAACGCGGGCATCTGGTGGATGGTGATCAGATCATCGCATTGATTGCCAGAAGCTGGTCTGCCAGCGGTCGTCTGCGCGGTGGCGGCGTTGTGACGACCGTCATGTCCAATCTGGGTCTTGAGCGCTTTCTGAAGGCAAACGGGCTGATCCTGGACCGGACCCGTGTCGGTGACCGCTACGTGGCCGAGCAGATGAGGGCAACGGGTCGCAATATTGGTGGTGAGCAGTCTGGTCATGTCATCCTGTCCGATTACGCGACTACCGGCGACGGGCTGATTGCTGCGTTACAGATTCTGTCCGTTCTGGTTGAGGAGGGAAGACCGGCCTCTGAGACGTGCCGAGTGTTTACTCCTTTGCCACAGAAACTGAAAAACGTGCGCTATCATCGGGATAATCCGCTTCTTCATCCCAGAGTGAAGCAGGCGATTGCTGATGCTGAAAGCGGCTTGAACGGGCACGGGCGGCTGCTGATCCGACGCAGTGGAACGGAGCCGCTGATCAGGGTGATGGCGGAAGCGGAAGATGAAACCACCGTTATCCGTATCGTCGACGAATTGTGTGATGTTATTGCTGAGTCAGCAGAGTCTGAAACACAGGTGCAAATTTGA
- the thiD gene encoding bifunctional hydroxymethylpyrimidine kinase/phosphomethylpyrimidine kinase, with the protein MRGRVLSIAGSDSGGGAGIQADIKTITALNGYALTALTALTAQDTQNVHAALPVPPDFVALQIRFALADPGVDVIKTGMLTNAETVQAVLDEIRNAARVITGGLPLVVDPVMIAKGGASLLDSEAVALVRDRLVPAASVLTPNLPEASVLTGLSVTDEASMKQAGQILLEKGARAVLIKGGHLQGPRIIDLLMTRDGAKRYEAPRIDTRHTHGTGCTLASAIATGLAQDMTLEDAVTRAISYVRAAMIRAPGFGGGHGPLNHAITVNRLTRWN; encoded by the coding sequence ATGAGGGGACGGGTTCTCTCAATTGCAGGCTCGGATTCTGGCGGAGGGGCCGGTATTCAGGCTGACATCAAGACCATTACCGCGTTGAATGGTTACGCTTTGACGGCGTTAACGGCATTGACAGCGCAGGACACTCAGAATGTCCATGCCGCGCTTCCGGTGCCTCCTGATTTTGTGGCTTTGCAGATCCGTTTTGCTCTGGCTGATCCGGGTGTCGATGTTATTAAAACCGGAATGCTGACAAATGCGGAGACTGTGCAGGCGGTACTGGATGAGATCAGGAACGCTGCCAGAGTAATTACTGGCGGGCTGCCTTTGGTGGTCGACCCTGTGATGATCGCAAAGGGGGGAGCATCACTGCTTGATTCTGAGGCAGTTGCGCTGGTACGCGACAGGCTGGTACCTGCGGCTTCTGTGCTGACCCCTAATCTGCCGGAAGCATCAGTCCTGACGGGATTATCCGTGACTGATGAAGCCAGCATGAAACAGGCCGGTCAGATTTTGCTTGAAAAAGGGGCCCGTGCGGTACTGATAAAAGGTGGTCATTTGCAGGGCCCGAGAATCATTGATCTGCTGATGACCCGGGATGGCGCCAAACGCTATGAGGCCCCCAGAATTGATACGAGGCATACGCATGGAACCGGCTGCACGCTGGCCAGCGCGATCGCAACCGGGCTGGCACAGGATATGACGCTGGAAGATGCCGTGACCCGCGCGATCAGCTATGTCCGGGCGGCCATGATCAGGGCACCCGGTTTTGGTGGCGGCCACGGTCCGTTGAACCATGCCATTACTGTCAATCGCCTGACACGCTGGAATTGA
- the gpt gene encoding xanthine phosphoribosyltransferase, which translates to MAERYYTVTWDQLHRDAKALAWRLIEQPWQGIVAVTRGGLIPAAIIARELECRLVESVSVMTYEDEARGLPVVTKMPDAAGDGTGFLVIDDLVDTGTTLRAVRTLLPKAHFACLYAKPDGKDDIDTFVTEVSQDTWILFPWDTEPQFVAPIKKQTV; encoded by the coding sequence ATGGCCGAACGCTACTACACAGTTACATGGGACCAGCTTCACCGGGATGCCAAGGCACTGGCCTGGCGGCTGATCGAGCAGCCATGGCAGGGGATCGTCGCCGTCACACGCGGCGGCCTGATCCCGGCTGCCATCATTGCCCGGGAACTGGAATGCCGCCTGGTCGAAAGTGTGTCGGTGATGACCTATGAAGACGAGGCGCGCGGTCTGCCGGTGGTGACCAAGATGCCTGACGCAGCCGGTGATGGGACCGGTTTTCTGGTGATCGATGATCTGGTGGACACCGGCACCACATTGCGGGCAGTCCGGACATTGTTGCCAAAGGCACATTTCGCCTGTCTTTATGCCAAGCCTGACGGTAAAGACGACATTGATACATTCGTGACTGAAGTGTCCCAGGATACATGGATCCTGTTTCCGTGGGACACGGAGCCTCAATTCGTCGCCCCGATCAAAAAGCAGACAGTGTAA
- a CDS encoding tetratricopeptide repeat protein produces MKRMARPLLAAILVAGPAFLAAPDTASAQIESREGIALQNQILELRQQLQELGSQGRGNIVTTAPVQSQGNVNGDLLAQLLQRVQTLEEQVRTVQGRIDDLDNRMKTQSDNLAKQMDDLKYQMGGANGNNAPLAAPRVSGAQSAEGRTAPTPPSQMTAPAPTPQLSLQAGYSALARRDYAAAEAAAQQILSNPRHPHAYDAQYLLAQALAGRRDWQQAALTYDTVYKRNKTGSHAAESLLGLANALGAINEKPAACATIAKLQREFPSAAAGTNVKAARLRYGCS; encoded by the coding sequence ATGAAGCGTATGGCTAGGCCGTTGCTGGCCGCGATCCTGGTGGCGGGGCCAGCTTTTCTGGCCGCCCCTGATACTGCGTCTGCACAGATAGAAAGCCGCGAAGGTATTGCCCTGCAAAACCAGATTCTGGAGCTTCGGCAGCAATTGCAGGAACTGGGCAGTCAGGGCAGGGGGAATATCGTTACGACTGCTCCTGTTCAGTCACAGGGGAATGTGAACGGCGATCTGCTGGCGCAGCTTCTTCAGCGGGTTCAGACTCTGGAAGAGCAGGTTCGCACTGTGCAGGGTCGTATCGACGATCTTGATAACCGTATGAAAACGCAGTCCGATAATCTGGCCAAGCAGATGGACGATCTGAAATATCAGATGGGGGGGGCGAATGGTAACAATGCCCCTTTAGCCGCACCCCGCGTTAGCGGGGCGCAGAGTGCTGAAGGCAGGACGGCACCCACTCCACCGTCACAGATGACGGCGCCGGCGCCCACGCCCCAGCTTTCGTTGCAGGCAGGATATTCCGCACTGGCACGTCGTGACTATGCGGCTGCCGAGGCAGCTGCGCAGCAGATTCTGAGTAATCCTCGCCATCCCCATGCGTATGATGCTCAGTATTTGTTGGCTCAGGCTTTGGCCGGACGAAGGGATTGGCAACAGGCCGCCCTGACATATGATACGGTCTATAAGCGCAACAAGACTGGGTCTCATGCGGCGGAGTCCCTGCTTGGGCTGGCCAATGCTCTGGGGGCTATCAATGAGAAACCAGCCGCTTGCGCGACGATTGCCAAACTTCAGAGAGAGTTTCCCTCTGCTGCAGCCGGTACCAATGTGAAGGCGGCCAGGCTCCGCTATGGCTGTTCCTGA
- the pal gene encoding peptidoglycan-associated lipoprotein Pal, producing MNYKLFGAMAVVALLAACSGSDQSANQAGAGASTTATGVVPGSQEDLVQNVGDRVFYAFNQSSLSTDAQGTLDRQSAWLQKYPQVSVQVAGNCDDRGTEEYNLALGQRRANAARDFLVAKGVASSRITTISYGKDRPTAVGDDEQAWAQNRNAITSVR from the coding sequence ATGAACTACAAGCTTTTCGGCGCTATGGCCGTTGTCGCCCTTCTGGCGGCGTGCTCCGGTAGCGATCAGTCTGCCAATCAGGCGGGTGCCGGTGCTTCCACCACTGCTACCGGTGTTGTTCCTGGCAGCCAGGAAGATCTGGTCCAGAACGTTGGTGACCGCGTGTTCTATGCGTTCAACCAGTCTTCCCTGAGCACCGATGCCCAGGGTACTCTGGATCGTCAGTCTGCATGGCTGCAGAAATACCCGCAGGTGAGCGTGCAGGTTGCCGGTAACTGCGATGATCGCGGCACCGAAGAATACAACCTTGCCCTTGGTCAGCGTCGCGCCAATGCCGCCCGTGACTTCCTGGTGGCTAAAGGCGTTGCCTCTTCCCGTATCACCACCATCAGCTACGGCAAGGATCGCCCGACCGCTGTTGGCGATGACGAACAGGCATGGGCGCAGAACCGTAACGCCATCACCTCGGTTCGCTGA